From Pseudarthrobacter equi, a single genomic window includes:
- a CDS encoding winged helix DNA-binding domain-containing protein, whose amino-acid sequence MSPTAVRLSRNVMGRLRLASQGLTAAGLGTGAGTGSAADVVRWMTAMQAQDLQASLWAVGVRHPGLGLGDVRAALDAGAIVRSWPMRGTLHLVAPEDLGWMLDLTADRLTRSIAARHRELAIRWADIEASRDVALARIAAGGPVSRTDLFKEFDAAGQPTTGQRGIHILGTLCRHGWLVQGPLAGNQQLLVAFDEWIPVSRRLDRAEAVAEFLLRYIRSHGPATVRDFAWWTQIPLTEARAALESIRSQVVEVEFGGVGYWMSPETASLLDSGVPGARSVLLLPGFDEFVLGYQDRSLVLAPEHFNSIVPGGNGVFKKTVVAAGEVVGTWAREGTGRAAAVVPEFFDGIRPPGPAAQAALAKAARRYEAFLAG is encoded by the coding sequence ATGTCACCAACCGCCGTGCGGCTGAGCCGCAACGTCATGGGCCGGCTCCGGCTGGCGTCCCAGGGGCTCACAGCTGCCGGACTCGGTACAGGCGCAGGAACAGGCTCGGCGGCGGACGTGGTGCGGTGGATGACGGCGATGCAGGCGCAGGACCTGCAGGCGTCGCTGTGGGCCGTGGGCGTGCGGCACCCGGGTTTGGGCCTGGGCGATGTCCGGGCCGCCCTTGATGCCGGCGCGATCGTCCGCTCCTGGCCCATGCGCGGAACGCTGCACCTTGTGGCCCCCGAGGACCTCGGCTGGATGCTGGACCTCACTGCTGATCGCCTCACCAGGAGCATCGCCGCGAGGCATCGTGAACTGGCCATCCGCTGGGCCGATATCGAGGCGAGCCGGGATGTGGCGCTGGCCCGGATCGCTGCGGGCGGTCCTGTCAGCCGTACCGACCTGTTCAAGGAGTTCGATGCCGCCGGCCAGCCAACGACGGGCCAGCGGGGCATCCACATCCTGGGCACGTTGTGCCGGCACGGCTGGCTGGTGCAGGGGCCACTGGCGGGAAACCAGCAGCTGCTGGTCGCCTTCGACGAATGGATTCCCGTGTCACGGCGACTGGACCGGGCGGAAGCGGTGGCGGAGTTCCTGCTGCGCTACATCCGAAGCCACGGGCCCGCAACGGTGCGGGACTTCGCCTGGTGGACGCAGATCCCGCTGACCGAGGCCAGGGCCGCGCTCGAATCCATCCGCAGCCAGGTAGTGGAGGTTGAGTTCGGCGGCGTGGGCTATTGGATGTCGCCGGAGACGGCTTCACTGCTGGACAGCGGGGTCCCGGGAGCCAGGTCGGTCCTGCTGCTGCCCGGCTTCGACGAGTTCGTGCTCGGCTACCAGGACCGCAGCCTGGTGCTGGCACCGGAGCACTTCAACAGCATCGTTCCCGGCGGCAACGGGGTCTTCAAGAAGACTGTGGTGGCGGCAGGGGAGGTGGTGGGCACCTGGGCCCGTGAAGGCACTGGCCGTGCTGCCGCCGTCGTACCCGAATTCTTCGACGGGATCCGGCCGCCGGGTCCGGCAGCGCAGGCAGCCCTGGCTAAGGCCGCCCGCCGGTACGAGGCCTTCCTGGCCGGCTGA
- a CDS encoding thymidylate synthase → MSIPTPYEDLLRDVLAQGTHKSDRTGTGTTSVFGRQIRFDLAEGFPLITTKRVHFKSVAVELLWFLRGETNVKWMQDQGVTIWNEWADEDGDLGPVYGVQWRSWPTPDGGHIDQIAELVENLKANPDSRRHIVSAWNVSELNDMALPPCHAFFQFYVADGKLSCQLYQRSADMFLGVPFNIASYALLTYMLAQQVGLEPGEFVWTGGDVHIYENHMDQVLKQLEREPYEYPQLKINRKPASIFDYTLEDFEVVGYKHHPTIKAPIAV, encoded by the coding sequence GTGAGCATCCCCACGCCTTATGAAGACCTTCTGCGCGACGTCCTGGCCCAGGGCACGCACAAATCCGACCGTACGGGCACCGGAACCACCAGCGTTTTCGGCCGCCAGATCCGCTTCGACCTGGCCGAAGGTTTCCCGCTCATCACCACCAAGCGGGTCCACTTCAAGTCCGTGGCAGTGGAGCTGTTGTGGTTCCTGCGCGGCGAAACCAACGTGAAGTGGATGCAGGACCAGGGCGTCACCATCTGGAACGAATGGGCTGACGAGGACGGCGACCTTGGCCCGGTGTACGGCGTGCAGTGGCGCAGCTGGCCTACCCCGGACGGCGGCCACATCGACCAGATCGCCGAGCTCGTGGAGAACCTCAAGGCCAATCCGGACTCCCGCCGCCACATCGTCTCGGCCTGGAACGTCTCCGAGCTCAACGACATGGCGCTGCCGCCGTGCCATGCGTTCTTCCAGTTCTATGTTGCCGACGGCAAGCTCTCCTGCCAGCTGTACCAGCGCTCGGCGGACATGTTCCTGGGCGTCCCGTTCAACATCGCCTCCTATGCCCTGCTCACGTACATGCTGGCACAGCAGGTGGGCCTGGAGCCCGGCGAATTCGTGTGGACCGGTGGCGACGTCCACATTTACGAGAACCACATGGACCAGGTCCTCAAGCAGCTCGAACGGGAGCCGTACGAGTACCCGCAGTTGAAGATCAACAGGAAGCCCGCCTCGATCTTCGATTACACGCTGGAAGACTTCGAGGTGGTCGGTTACAAGCACCACCCCACCATTAAGGCGCCGATTGCCGTATGA
- a CDS encoding GntR family transcriptional regulator, producing MSAGITVDLRSATPPYEQIRSQISSLVAVGALPAGSRLPTVRSLAADLGIAAGTVARAYKELEAAGVVESRRRGGTFIASVPDGAGYGRPGTVPPEVTAAVERYVEAGRKAGLSDGLLLDLVRGRLGRERTDGR from the coding sequence GTGAGCGCCGGAATCACCGTGGACCTGCGGTCCGCCACCCCGCCCTATGAGCAGATCCGGTCACAGATCAGCTCCCTGGTTGCCGTCGGCGCATTGCCGGCTGGAAGCAGGCTGCCCACCGTCCGGAGCCTGGCCGCGGATTTGGGCATCGCTGCCGGCACAGTGGCCAGGGCGTACAAGGAGTTGGAGGCGGCCGGGGTTGTTGAATCACGACGCCGGGGCGGCACCTTCATCGCCTCCGTTCCGGACGGTGCCGGGTACGGCCGCCCGGGTACAGTGCCGCCGGAGGTGACCGCCGCCGTCGAACGCTATGTGGAGGCTGGCCGGAAGGCGGGACTCAGCGACGGGCTGCTGCTGGACCTGGTCCGCGGAAGGCTCGGAAGGGAGCGGACCGATGGACGCTGA
- the asd gene encoding aspartate-semialdehyde dehydrogenase, with protein sequence MTTAATPSVGLVGWRGMVGSVLMQRMQDEGDFANINPVFFSTSNAGGAAPTLAGSAGGSAGKLEDAFDLDTLAKLPIIVTAQGGDYTKQVHGELRGRGWDGLWIDAASTLRMNDDSIIVLDPINRDVIDKGLVNGTKDFIGGNCTVSCMLMGLGGLFKNGLVEWGTSMTYQAASGGGARHMRELLSQFGTLNAEVSTELDDPASAILEIDRKVLAHQRSDIDATQFGVPLAGSLIPWIDADLGNGQSKEEWKAGVETNKILGTAEDNHVIMDGLCVRIGAMRSHSQALTLKLREDLSVAEIEKLLAEDNEWAKVVPNTKEASMADLTPVAASGTLDIPVGRIRKMEMGPNYISAFTVGDQLLWGAAEPLRRMLKIATGNL encoded by the coding sequence ATGACTACAGCAGCTACCCCTTCCGTCGGCCTGGTCGGATGGCGCGGCATGGTGGGCTCCGTCCTCATGCAGCGCATGCAGGACGAGGGCGACTTCGCCAACATCAACCCGGTGTTTTTCTCCACGTCCAACGCGGGCGGTGCCGCCCCCACGCTTGCTGGTTCAGCAGGGGGGAGCGCCGGCAAGCTCGAGGACGCGTTTGATCTCGACACCCTGGCGAAGCTGCCCATTATTGTCACCGCCCAGGGCGGGGACTACACCAAGCAGGTCCACGGCGAACTGCGCGGCCGCGGCTGGGACGGCCTCTGGATCGACGCCGCCTCCACGCTGCGCATGAATGACGATTCGATCATCGTGCTTGACCCAATCAACCGCGATGTGATCGACAAGGGCCTGGTCAACGGCACCAAGGACTTCATCGGCGGCAACTGCACGGTCTCCTGCATGCTCATGGGCCTCGGCGGACTCTTCAAGAACGGCCTCGTCGAGTGGGGCACGTCCATGACCTACCAGGCTGCCTCCGGCGGCGGCGCCCGCCACATGCGCGAGCTCCTCAGCCAGTTCGGCACGCTCAACGCCGAGGTCAGCACCGAACTGGACGACCCCGCGTCCGCCATCCTCGAGATCGACCGCAAGGTGCTGGCCCACCAGCGCAGTGACATCGACGCCACCCAGTTCGGCGTCCCGCTTGCCGGCTCCCTGATCCCCTGGATCGACGCGGACCTGGGCAACGGGCAGTCCAAGGAAGAGTGGAAGGCCGGGGTTGAGACCAACAAGATCCTGGGCACCGCCGAGGACAACCACGTGATCATGGACGGCCTCTGCGTCCGGATCGGTGCCATGCGCTCCCACTCGCAGGCACTGACGCTGAAGCTCCGCGAAGACCTCTCCGTGGCCGAGATTGAAAAGCTGCTGGCCGAGGACAACGAGTGGGCCAAGGTGGTTCCCAACACCAAGGAAGCCTCCATGGCCGACCTCACGCCCGTAGCCGCTTCCGGCACCCTGGACATCCCGGTGGGACGTATCCGCAAGATGGAGATGGGCCCCAACTACATCAGCGCCTTCACCGTGGGCGACCAGCTCCTCTGGGGCGCCGCCGAGCCGCTGCGCCGCATGCTGAAGATCGCCACCGGCAACCTCTAA
- a CDS encoding DUF1648 domain-containing protein, which translates to MDADPRPPSRRIWFVPSLLLLAATAVLGAYLYPEMPDPVPVHWNGAGIPDRFAGKSVLAVFSPLLIGTGVVAFLWLLYRFLPAMATKGAQDPARAALEVRAGKDVLAKLAPALAILFCWLCTTGWLGLASPWTIWPPMLVLMGFTLWLVVRAIRAVSVPPAPPR; encoded by the coding sequence ATGGACGCTGATCCGCGCCCGCCGTCCCGGCGGATCTGGTTTGTGCCGTCACTGCTGCTCCTGGCGGCCACTGCGGTCCTGGGGGCTTACCTGTACCCGGAAATGCCGGATCCCGTCCCCGTGCATTGGAACGGGGCGGGTATCCCGGACAGGTTCGCCGGAAAGTCAGTTCTTGCCGTCTTTTCGCCGCTGCTGATCGGTACCGGCGTGGTGGCGTTCCTGTGGCTGCTGTACCGGTTCCTTCCCGCCATGGCCACCAAAGGCGCGCAGGATCCGGCCCGGGCCGCTCTCGAGGTCCGCGCGGGCAAGGACGTCCTGGCCAAGCTGGCGCCGGCATTGGCCATCCTCTTCTGCTGGCTGTGCACCACGGGCTGGCTCGGACTGGCAAGCCCCTGGACCATCTGGCCGCCGATGCTCGTCCTGATGGGCTTCACCCTGTGGCTGGTGGTCCGCGCCATCCGCGCGGTCTCCGTTCCGCCGGCTCCGCCCCGGTAG
- a CDS encoding NF038396 family protein has protein sequence MLKKPETLFVLGYMLLPLLALLSAIVGLTMILGGNKIAGAIVLVVVTQAFAFGAFFALRARKTAMLEESDRG, from the coding sequence ATGCTGAAGAAACCCGAAACCCTGTTCGTCCTGGGGTACATGCTCCTCCCGCTCCTGGCGCTGCTGTCCGCGATTGTTGGGCTCACCATGATCCTGGGCGGCAACAAGATCGCCGGCGCCATCGTGCTGGTAGTGGTGACGCAGGCCTTCGCCTTTGGCGCATTCTTCGCCCTGCGCGCCCGTAAAACCGCCATGCTGGAAGAGTCCGACCGGGGCTGA
- a CDS encoding NUDIX hydrolase, producing MSSDALVEDQTDHPGEPVAVTAAGAIPWRATREGLEVLLIHRPRYDDWSWPKGKIDVGETVPECAVREVREEIGLDASLGIPLPPIHYHVSSGLKVVYYWAVKVNGARLVPDGKEVDSVMWCSPDKAAALLSNPSDTAPLQHLREAHARGALDTWPLLVVRHAKAKPRSSWTKAEGERPLAATGIRQAQAVGRLLQAWKPPRIVTSPWLRCVATVAPYAKASGAKVKMAEALTEHRHERSPKKTAGIIESLFDKQRPVAVCTHRPALPTVLAQLAKHMPARLGSLLPSVDPFLSPGELVVCHVAYAKGNNVVAVERFKPFDD from the coding sequence TTGTCGAGCGATGCACTCGTAGAAGACCAGACAGACCATCCGGGGGAACCAGTAGCGGTCACCGCTGCCGGAGCGATCCCCTGGCGGGCCACCCGGGAAGGCCTTGAAGTCCTCCTGATCCACCGCCCCCGCTATGACGACTGGTCCTGGCCAAAAGGCAAGATCGACGTCGGCGAGACGGTACCGGAGTGCGCGGTCCGGGAAGTGCGGGAGGAAATTGGGCTTGATGCCTCTCTGGGCATTCCCCTGCCTCCCATCCACTATCACGTGTCCTCGGGGCTGAAGGTGGTCTATTACTGGGCCGTGAAGGTCAATGGCGCACGCCTCGTACCGGATGGCAAGGAAGTGGACTCCGTCATGTGGTGCAGCCCGGACAAGGCGGCTGCGCTGCTCTCCAACCCTTCGGATACGGCGCCGCTGCAGCACCTTCGCGAGGCGCATGCCCGCGGCGCGCTGGACACCTGGCCGCTGTTGGTTGTCCGCCATGCCAAGGCAAAGCCGCGTTCGTCCTGGACCAAAGCCGAAGGTGAACGGCCGCTGGCTGCCACGGGTATCCGGCAGGCGCAGGCCGTCGGCAGGTTGCTGCAGGCCTGGAAGCCGCCGCGGATAGTCACCAGCCCGTGGCTGCGCTGCGTCGCCACTGTGGCTCCCTACGCGAAGGCCAGCGGTGCGAAGGTCAAGATGGCGGAGGCCCTGACGGAACACCGGCACGAGCGCAGCCCCAAGAAGACGGCCGGCATCATCGAATCGCTTTTCGACAAGCAGCGGCCCGTGGCTGTCTGTACGCACCGCCCGGCCCTGCCCACCGTCCTCGCCCAACTGGCCAAGCACATGCCGGCGCGGCTGGGCAGCCTGCTCCCTTCCGTGGACCCGTTTCTGTCTCCCGGAGAGCTGGTGGTATGCCACGTGGCCTACGCCAAGGGGAACAACGTTGTGGCGGTGGAGCGGTTCAAACCCTTCGACGACTGA
- a CDS encoding dihydrofolate reductase produces MSTENSTDPQSFTEELAASITGVGLVWAQTPDGVIGKDGDMPWHLPEDLRHFTRLTTGHPVIMGRKTWLSFPEKYRPLPGRTNIVITRQKSWADTPEAEGAVVVPSLDDALLESQFVDGGDTVWILGGGEIFRQSTELANVAVVTTIDVEADGDTYAPELGTSWEASSSLPPDGWLTGANGTRYRFTKWSRTES; encoded by the coding sequence ATGAGCACCGAGAATTCCACCGATCCCCAGTCCTTCACCGAGGAACTTGCCGCCTCCATCACGGGCGTTGGCCTGGTCTGGGCCCAGACACCGGACGGCGTCATCGGCAAGGACGGGGACATGCCCTGGCACCTGCCGGAGGACCTTCGTCACTTCACCCGGCTGACCACCGGGCACCCGGTCATCATGGGCCGCAAGACTTGGCTGTCCTTCCCGGAGAAGTACCGGCCGCTGCCCGGGCGGACCAACATCGTCATCACCCGGCAGAAAAGCTGGGCCGATACGCCCGAGGCGGAGGGCGCCGTCGTGGTCCCCTCGCTGGATGACGCGCTGCTCGAGTCCCAGTTCGTCGACGGCGGCGACACCGTCTGGATCCTTGGCGGCGGCGAGATTTTCCGCCAGTCGACGGAGCTCGCCAACGTTGCGGTGGTCACCACCATCGACGTGGAGGCCGACGGCGATACGTACGCTCCGGAGCTCGGCACCAGTTGGGAGGCCAGCTCCTCCCTCCCGCCGGACGGATGGCTGACCGGCGCCAACGGCACGCGCTACCGATTCACCAAATGGTCACGGACCGAAAGCTAG
- a CDS encoding type IV toxin-antitoxin system AbiEi family antitoxin domain-containing protein gives MHPDKIAALVEGRWPGGPVVSTGQLAEAGLESRMVAEAVKAGVILRLRRGAYVRRSYWNTLKPWNQDWLMIMAHYESTGGVARYTHVSAALLHGCDVWNTGSAVHVTTQYSNSRTSAGVDVRTHRLPLAAGDLATLWRPDGRGILTTGLERTVLDCARILPRAKAAVIGDHALRKGASLEGMRRLLDDGTVKRGSRRAAELLDVLDARSESAGETRTRLLLYSFGLDRFTPQVEIPTPEGFFRADFADAEAKVVIEFDGAAKYFDYKPTDDVLVAERLRETALTEAGWRVFRLRWKHLDRPEELRRRLLEFLGQHPGTQKRPRPA, from the coding sequence ATGCATCCCGATAAAATCGCTGCCTTGGTGGAAGGACGGTGGCCAGGAGGACCGGTGGTCTCCACCGGGCAACTGGCGGAGGCCGGATTGGAAAGCCGGATGGTGGCGGAGGCGGTGAAGGCTGGCGTGATCCTCCGGCTGCGGCGGGGTGCCTATGTCCGGCGCTCTTACTGGAACACGCTCAAACCCTGGAACCAGGACTGGCTGATGATTATGGCGCACTATGAATCCACGGGAGGTGTGGCCCGCTACACACATGTCAGCGCCGCCTTGCTGCACGGCTGCGATGTGTGGAACACCGGGTCCGCGGTTCACGTGACAACGCAGTACTCAAATTCGCGGACCAGCGCGGGCGTGGATGTCCGGACCCACCGGCTCCCGCTCGCAGCAGGCGATCTGGCTACCCTCTGGAGGCCAGATGGCCGCGGCATCCTGACCACCGGCCTCGAACGGACGGTCCTGGATTGCGCGCGGATCCTTCCCCGCGCCAAGGCTGCCGTCATCGGTGACCACGCCCTGCGCAAGGGTGCGTCGTTGGAGGGCATGCGGCGTTTGCTGGACGACGGCACCGTGAAGCGTGGGAGCCGCAGGGCCGCCGAGCTGCTGGACGTTTTGGATGCCCGTTCTGAATCGGCGGGGGAGACGCGGACCAGGTTGCTCCTGTACTCATTCGGGCTGGACAGGTTTACGCCGCAGGTTGAAATACCCACCCCCGAAGGTTTCTTTCGAGCGGACTTCGCAGATGCTGAGGCAAAGGTTGTCATCGAGTTCGACGGCGCCGCCAAGTACTTCGACTACAAACCCACCGACGATGTGCTGGTGGCGGAGAGATTGCGGGAAACTGCACTCACTGAGGCCGGATGGCGGGTCTTCAGGCTGCGATGGAAGCACTTGGACCGCCCCGAGGAGCTTCGGAGGCGGCTTCTGGAATTCCTGGGACAGCACCCCGGAACGCAGAAGCGGCCCCGCCCCGCATGA
- a CDS encoding UDP-N-acetylmuramate dehydrogenase produces MTSTLLSSLTTSAVGGPAGKYIEARTEAEIIDAVRTADAAGEQVLIIAGGSNLLISDDGYPGTVVKIASEGFTVNAEDSCGGVAVVVQAGHNWDQLVDYAVRHAWSGIEALSGIPGSTGATPVQNVGAYGADVSQTIAAVRTWDRERNAVQTFTNSELKFGYRDSILKQTTVNGSPRYVVLTVEFQLPLGRMSAPIRYAELARSLGVEAGKRAYSNDVRREVLRLRASKGMVLDPADRDTYSTGSFFTNPIVPESEAASLPENAPRYPAGQDGMVKLSAAWLIDQAGFGKGFGLEPDSVSGGRASLSTKHTLAITNRGGADASDVVAVAREVRAGVERRFGVRLHPEPLLIGLEL; encoded by the coding sequence GTGACTTCCACCCTGCTTTCTTCCCTGACCACCTCCGCCGTTGGTGGCCCCGCCGGCAAGTACATCGAGGCGCGGACCGAGGCTGAGATCATCGATGCCGTCCGCACCGCGGATGCGGCCGGGGAACAGGTGTTGATCATCGCGGGCGGCTCCAACCTCCTGATTTCCGATGACGGGTACCCCGGAACGGTGGTGAAGATCGCCTCTGAGGGCTTCACGGTCAACGCGGAAGACTCCTGCGGCGGCGTGGCCGTGGTGGTCCAGGCCGGGCACAACTGGGACCAGCTGGTGGATTACGCTGTCCGCCACGCGTGGTCGGGGATTGAGGCGCTGTCCGGGATCCCGGGGTCAACGGGCGCGACGCCGGTCCAGAACGTGGGTGCCTATGGCGCCGACGTCTCGCAGACCATAGCCGCGGTCCGGACCTGGGACCGCGAGCGGAACGCCGTGCAGACCTTCACCAACTCCGAGCTGAAGTTCGGCTACCGGGACTCCATCCTGAAGCAGACCACGGTGAACGGGTCGCCCCGGTACGTGGTGCTGACTGTCGAATTCCAGCTCCCGCTGGGCCGGATGAGCGCCCCCATCCGGTACGCCGAGCTGGCGCGGTCCCTCGGCGTGGAAGCGGGCAAGCGGGCCTACTCGAACGATGTGCGCCGGGAAGTGCTGCGGCTGCGGGCCTCCAAGGGCATGGTCCTTGATCCTGCGGACCGGGACACCTATTCGACGGGTTCGTTCTTCACCAACCCGATTGTCCCTGAGTCCGAAGCTGCCTCGCTGCCGGAGAACGCGCCGCGGTACCCTGCCGGCCAGGACGGAATGGTTAAGCTTTCCGCTGCGTGGCTGATTGACCAGGCAGGCTTCGGCAAGGGCTTCGGGCTCGAACCGGACAGCGTGTCCGGGGGACGGGCTTCGCTGTCCACCAAGCACACGCTGGCCATCACCAACCGCGGCGGCGCAGATGCCTCCGATGTGGTGGCCGTGGCACGCGAGGTGCGTGCCGGCGTCGAACGCCGCTTTGGCGTCCGGCTGCACCCCGAGCCGCTGCTTATAGGCCTGGAACTGTAA
- a CDS encoding RNA degradosome polyphosphate kinase, with amino-acid sequence MNPEPSGTATSQDAAPPVRARFGSSEVPASRATQDRIDIPEFAPNLEPEGDISPDRFLDRELSWLSFNSRVLELAEDPTLHLLERVNFLSIFASNLDEFFMVRVAGLKRRIATGLAVPSPAGLSPVEVLEQISAEAHRLQQRHAQVYAEQIRPALAYEHIHLMHWDELDDAAQQQLSVMFAEKVFPILTPLAVDPAHPFPYISGLSLNLAVVVRNPVSDKELFARVKVPDQLPRLISIDGPRAGAVAGRVARFIALEDVIAVHLDKLFPGMEVLEHHTFRVTRNEDVEVEEDDAENLLQALEKELLRRRFGPPVRLELTNDINPNIRALLIRELGVEESEVYSVPAPLDLRGLAVIGGIDRADLHYPKHVPHTSRYLNESETSKAANVFAAMRRRDILLHHPYDSFSTSVQAFLEQAAADPKVQAIKQTLYRTSGDSPIVDALIDAAEAGKQVLALVEIKARFDEQANISWARKLEQAGVHVVYGIVGLKTHCKLSLVVRQEVDGLRRYCHIGTGNYHPRTARYYEDLGLLTSNEQVGQDLSKLFNQLSGYAPKSTFKRLLVAPRSVRSGLIDRIETEIRNARAGKPGRVQIKVNSMVDEAIIDSLYRASQAGVKVDVVVRGICSLRPGVPGLSENITVRSILGRFLEHSRVFAFANGGEPVVYIGSADMMHRNLDRRVEALVQLASPDDVTYVLDLLQRYMAPETSSWHLDNDGHWIRHHLGEDGKPLEDVQSWLLASRPRQRSLSRR; translated from the coding sequence ATGAACCCGGAACCGTCCGGAACAGCCACGTCCCAGGATGCTGCACCCCCGGTCCGTGCCCGCTTCGGCTCCTCCGAGGTTCCGGCCTCCCGGGCCACGCAGGACCGCATCGACATCCCGGAGTTTGCGCCGAACCTCGAGCCCGAGGGGGACATCAGCCCGGACCGTTTCCTGGACCGCGAGCTGAGCTGGCTCAGCTTCAACTCCCGGGTGCTGGAACTGGCTGAGGACCCCACCCTGCACCTGCTGGAACGGGTCAATTTCCTTTCCATCTTCGCCTCGAACCTCGATGAATTCTTCATGGTCCGGGTGGCAGGCCTGAAGCGCCGTATCGCCACCGGCCTGGCGGTCCCTTCCCCGGCCGGCTTGAGCCCGGTGGAAGTGCTGGAACAGATCAGCGCCGAAGCCCACCGGCTCCAGCAGCGGCACGCCCAGGTATACGCCGAACAGATCCGGCCGGCCCTGGCATATGAGCACATCCACCTCATGCACTGGGACGAACTCGACGACGCCGCCCAGCAGCAGCTGAGCGTCATGTTCGCCGAAAAGGTGTTCCCCATCCTCACGCCCCTCGCGGTGGACCCGGCGCACCCGTTCCCTTATATCTCCGGGCTGTCCCTCAACCTGGCCGTGGTGGTCCGGAACCCGGTCAGCGACAAGGAACTGTTCGCCCGCGTCAAGGTGCCGGACCAGCTCCCGCGCCTGATCTCCATCGACGGCCCGCGTGCAGGCGCCGTGGCCGGACGCGTGGCACGTTTCATCGCCCTCGAAGACGTCATCGCCGTCCATTTGGACAAGCTCTTCCCCGGCATGGAAGTCCTGGAGCACCACACCTTCCGCGTCACCCGCAACGAGGACGTGGAGGTTGAGGAGGACGACGCCGAGAACCTCCTCCAGGCCCTGGAGAAGGAACTGCTGCGCCGCCGGTTCGGCCCGCCGGTCCGGCTGGAACTCACCAACGACATCAACCCCAACATCCGGGCGCTGCTGATCCGCGAACTCGGCGTGGAGGAATCCGAGGTCTACTCGGTACCCGCCCCGCTGGACCTCCGCGGCCTTGCAGTCATTGGCGGCATCGACCGCGCCGATCTGCACTACCCCAAGCACGTTCCGCACACCTCCCGGTACCTGAACGAGTCCGAGACGTCCAAGGCCGCCAACGTCTTTGCCGCCATGCGCCGCCGCGACATCCTGCTCCACCACCCGTACGATTCGTTCTCCACGTCCGTTCAGGCTTTCCTGGAGCAGGCCGCGGCGGATCCCAAGGTGCAGGCCATCAAGCAGACGCTGTACCGCACGTCCGGCGACTCCCCCATCGTCGATGCGCTCATCGACGCCGCGGAGGCCGGCAAGCAGGTCCTCGCCCTGGTGGAAATCAAGGCCCGGTTCGATGAACAGGCCAACATCTCCTGGGCCCGTAAGCTGGAACAGGCCGGCGTGCACGTGGTGTACGGCATCGTGGGCCTGAAAACGCACTGCAAGCTGTCCCTGGTGGTCCGCCAGGAAGTGGATGGCCTCCGCCGCTACTGCCACATCGGCACCGGCAACTACCACCCCCGCACTGCGCGGTACTACGAGGACCTCGGCCTCCTGACGTCCAACGAGCAGGTGGGCCAGGACCTGTCCAAGCTGTTCAACCAGCTGTCCGGGTATGCTCCCAAGTCCACGTTCAAGCGGCTGCTGGTGGCTCCCCGTTCCGTGCGCTCCGGGCTGATCGACAGGATTGAAACCGAGATCCGCAACGCCCGGGCCGGCAAGCCGGGCCGCGTGCAGATCAAGGTCAACTCCATGGTTGACGAAGCCATCATCGACTCCCTCTACCGCGCGTCACAGGCCGGCGTGAAGGTGGACGTGGTGGTTCGCGGAATCTGCTCGCTGCGCCCCGGCGTTCCGGGCCTGAGCGAGAACATCACGGTCCGGTCCATCCTGGGCCGGTTCCTGGAGCACTCCCGCGTGTTTGCCTTCGCCAACGGCGGGGAACCCGTGGTGTATATCGGCTCGGCCGACATGATGCACCGCAACCTCGACCGCAGGGTTGAGGCCCTGGTGCAGCTTGCCAGCCCCGATGACGTCACCTACGTCCTCGACCTGCTGCAGCGCTACATGGCACCGGAGACCTCCAGTTGGCACCTGGACAACGACGGCCACTGGATCCGCCACCACCTCGGGGAGGACGGCAAGCCGCTGGAGGACGTCCAGTCCTGGCTGCTCGCCTCGCGCCCCCGGCAGCGCAGCCTGAGCCGGCGTTAG